One genomic window of Microbacterium sp. BH-3-3-3 includes the following:
- the mmsA gene encoding multiple monosaccharide ABC transporter ATP-binding protein, protein MTEPILRMAGISKSFNGVPALADVSIDVHRGEVHAICGENGAGKSTLMKVLSGVYPAGSFEGSITLEGEQMAFRSINDSEAAGIVIIHQELALSPYLSIAENIFLGNEKARRGVIDWNATNTAAAELLKRVGLRENPATKIYEIGVGKQQLVEIAKALAKEVKLLILDEPTAALNDDDSAHLLDLIDQLRDQGITCIIISHKLKEVLRISDRITIIRDGRTIETMHRTDADTDEGRIIRAMVGRDLNSLFPPREPDIGEELFRVENWTVHHPVDTERVVIDDASFMVRAGEIVGFAGLMGAGRTELAMSIFGRMYGTGISGEVYKNGQQIDVRTVDAAIKHGIAYATEDRKKYGLNLIGDIQVNVSASALSRLARLGVVDRYREYKVADSYRYKMNIKAPSVAAITGRLSGGNQQKVVLSKWMFTGPDVLILDEPTRGIDVGAKYEIYGIINELAAQGKAVIVISSELPEVIGLSDRIYTISEGRITAEVSRDDATQETLMRHMTAGRN, encoded by the coding sequence ATGACCGAACCGATCCTGCGCATGGCGGGGATCTCGAAGTCCTTCAACGGGGTTCCGGCTCTCGCCGACGTGTCGATCGACGTGCACCGCGGAGAGGTGCACGCCATCTGCGGCGAGAACGGCGCCGGCAAGTCCACCCTCATGAAGGTGCTCAGCGGGGTCTACCCGGCAGGCAGCTTCGAGGGGAGCATCACCCTCGAGGGTGAGCAGATGGCGTTCCGCTCGATCAACGACAGCGAGGCCGCGGGCATCGTCATCATCCACCAGGAGTTGGCGCTCAGCCCCTACCTCTCGATCGCCGAGAACATCTTCCTCGGCAACGAGAAGGCCCGCCGCGGCGTCATCGACTGGAACGCCACGAACACCGCGGCCGCGGAGCTGCTCAAGCGCGTGGGACTGCGCGAGAACCCCGCCACCAAGATCTACGAGATCGGCGTCGGCAAGCAGCAGCTCGTCGAGATCGCCAAGGCCCTGGCCAAAGAGGTGAAGCTCCTCATCCTCGACGAGCCCACCGCCGCGCTGAACGACGACGACTCCGCCCACCTGCTCGATCTGATCGACCAGCTGCGCGACCAGGGCATCACCTGCATCATCATCAGCCACAAGCTGAAGGAGGTGCTGCGCATCTCGGACCGCATCACGATCATCCGCGACGGCCGCACCATCGAGACGATGCACCGCACCGACGCCGACACCGACGAGGGGCGCATCATCCGCGCCATGGTCGGCCGCGATCTGAACAGCCTGTTCCCGCCGCGCGAACCCGACATCGGCGAAGAACTCTTCCGCGTCGAGAACTGGACCGTGCACCACCCGGTCGACACCGAGCGCGTGGTCATCGACGACGCCTCTTTCATGGTGCGCGCGGGCGAGATCGTCGGTTTCGCGGGCCTCATGGGCGCCGGTCGCACCGAGCTCGCCATGAGCATCTTCGGCCGCATGTACGGCACGGGCATCTCGGGCGAGGTCTACAAGAACGGCCAGCAGATCGACGTGCGCACGGTCGACGCGGCCATCAAGCACGGCATCGCCTACGCCACCGAGGACCGCAAGAAGTACGGTCTCAACCTCATCGGCGACATCCAGGTCAACGTCTCGGCATCCGCCCTCTCGCGCCTCGCCCGCCTGGGCGTGGTCGACCGCTACCGCGAGTACAAGGTCGCCGATTCGTACCGCTACAAGATGAACATCAAAGCCCCCAGCGTCGCGGCGATCACCGGACGGCTGTCCGGCGGGAACCAGCAGAAGGTCGTGCTGTCGAAGTGGATGTTCACCGGTCCCGACGTGCTGATCCTCGACGAGCCGACCCGCGGCATCGACGTCGGGGCGAAGTACGAGATCTACGGCATCATCAACGAACTCGCGGCCCAGGGTAAGGCCGTCATCGTCATCTCGTCGGAGCTGCCCGAGGTCATCGGCCTCTCCGACCGCATCTACACGATCTCCGAGGGACGCATCACGGCAGAGGTCAGCCGCGACGACGCCACGCAGGAGACCCTCATGCGGCACATGACCGCCGGAAGGAACTGA
- the chvE gene encoding multiple monosaccharide ABC transporter substrate-binding protein, whose product MLKKILTGAAIAALAVGLGACSSTRPADGGGDAAGGGSTECNVGIAMPTRSLERWINDGEQLQKKLTDAGCTVDLQYADNKTDQQISQIQNQISGGAKILVIAAIDGSTLGPVLQEAKSQNATVIAYDRLINGSENVDYYATFDNYKVGTLQGQYIEEQLGLKDGKGPFNLEPFAGSPDDNNAKFFFAGAWDVLQPYVEKGQLVVPSGKSPANDDAWASIGIQGWASDKAQSEMDNRLSSFYGDGKKVNVVLSPNDSLAIGIEASLKSAGYTPGADYPIITGQDADKANVKAILDGAQSMTVWKDTRALGDRVFTMVQEIKDGKTVEVNDEKTYDNGKKVVPSYLLTPEVVVKDDVQTKLIDSGFLKASDVGL is encoded by the coding sequence ATGCTGAAGAAAATCCTGACCGGTGCGGCTATCGCCGCACTCGCCGTCGGTCTCGGAGCGTGCAGCTCCACCCGTCCGGCCGACGGAGGCGGCGACGCCGCCGGCGGTGGCTCGACCGAGTGCAACGTCGGCATCGCGATGCCGACCCGCAGCCTCGAGCGCTGGATCAACGACGGTGAGCAGCTGCAGAAGAAGCTCACCGACGCCGGGTGCACCGTCGACCTGCAGTACGCCGACAACAAGACCGACCAGCAGATCAGCCAGATCCAGAACCAGATCTCGGGGGGCGCGAAGATCCTCGTGATCGCCGCGATCGACGGTTCGACGCTCGGCCCGGTGCTGCAGGAGGCCAAGTCGCAGAACGCCACGGTCATCGCCTACGACCGCCTGATCAACGGCAGCGAGAACGTCGACTACTACGCCACCTTCGATAACTACAAGGTCGGCACCCTGCAGGGCCAGTACATCGAAGAGCAGCTGGGTCTGAAGGACGGCAAGGGCCCCTTCAACCTCGAGCCCTTCGCCGGCAGCCCCGACGACAACAACGCCAAGTTCTTCTTCGCCGGCGCGTGGGACGTCCTGCAGCCGTACGTCGAGAAGGGCCAGCTGGTCGTCCCCAGCGGCAAGTCGCCCGCCAACGACGACGCGTGGGCGTCGATCGGCATCCAGGGCTGGGCGTCCGACAAGGCGCAGTCCGAGATGGACAACCGCCTCTCGTCGTTCTACGGCGACGGCAAGAAGGTCAACGTGGTGCTCTCGCCCAACGACAGCCTCGCCATCGGTATCGAGGCGTCGCTGAAGTCGGCCGGCTACACCCCCGGTGCCGACTACCCGATCATCACGGGTCAGGATGCCGACAAGGCCAACGTCAAGGCGATCCTCGACGGCGCGCAGTCGATGACGGTCTGGAAGGACACCCGCGCCCTCGGCGACCGCGTGTTCACGATGGTGCAGGAGATCAAGGACGGCAAGACCGTCGAGGTCAACGACGAGAAGACCTACGACAACGGCAAGAAGGTCGTCCCCTCGTACCTGCTGACCCCCGAGGTCGTCGTCAAGGACGACGTGCAGACGAAGCTCATCGACTCGGGCTTCCTGAAGGCGTCCGACGTCGGACTCTGA